One segment of Streptomyces sp. NA02950 DNA contains the following:
- a CDS encoding WhiB family transcriptional regulator: protein MTELFQQLLVEEADEELGWQERALCAQTDPESFFPEKGGSTREAKKVCLACEVRSECLEYALANDERFGIWGGLSERERRRLKKAAV, encoded by the coding sequence ATGACCGAGTTGTTCCAGCAACTGCTGGTCGAAGAGGCGGACGAGGAGCTCGGTTGGCAGGAGCGCGCGCTGTGCGCCCAGACCGATCCCGAATCGTTCTTCCCGGAAAAAGGCGGATCCACGCGTGAGGCCAAGAAGGTCTGCCTCGCGTGCGAGGTCCGCTCCGAGTGCCTCGAGTACGCCCTCGCCAATGACGAGCGCTTCGGCATCTGGGGCGGCCTGTCCGAACGGGAGCGCCGCCGGCTGAAGAAGGCCGCTGTCTGA
- a CDS encoding cysteine dioxygenase family protein, translating into MNSDVQIAGDPLALPHLLPPVPAHPSTVSAFAGLARTIAADRDSWAPLIRYDATSRWYHRLRTGPGYEIWLLSWVPGQGSGAHDHGRSSGVLTVLQGELTERVGHHGERHTLNPGAQRVFAPGYVHNVVNDSLEPAVSLHVYFPGLTEMPLHPTQSAGSTAAPALDGVNALDALGG; encoded by the coding sequence ATGAACAGCGACGTCCAGATCGCCGGTGACCCGCTCGCCCTTCCGCATCTGCTGCCGCCCGTACCCGCCCACCCCTCCACCGTCTCCGCCTTCGCCGGGCTCGCCCGCACCATCGCCGCCGACCGCGACAGCTGGGCGCCGCTCATCCGGTACGACGCCACCAGCCGCTGGTACCACCGGCTGCGCACCGGCCCCGGCTATGAGATCTGGCTGCTCAGCTGGGTGCCCGGGCAGGGCAGCGGCGCCCATGACCACGGCCGTTCCTCCGGAGTGCTCACCGTTCTCCAGGGCGAGCTGACCGAACGCGTCGGCCACCACGGCGAACGCCACACCCTCAACCCCGGCGCCCAGCGCGTCTTCGCGCCCGGCTATGTCCACAACGTCGTCAACGACTCCCTCGAACCCGCCGTCAGCCTCCATGTCTACTTCCCCGGACTGACCGAAATGCCACTGCACCCCACCCAGAGCGCCGGCTCCACCGCCGCACCCGCGCTCGACGGCGTCAACGCGCTGGACGCCCTCGGCGGCTGA
- a CDS encoding coenzyme F420-0:L-glutamate ligase → MSDSPRPGEAPSYRVWALPGIPEVRHGDDLAKLIADAATSDGLPGLADGDVLAVTSKIVSKAEGRVVEADDREAAIDTETVRVVARRGATRIVETRHGLVMAAAGVDASNTPAGTVLLLPEDPDASARALRDGLRDALGVELGIIVTDTFGRPWRTGVTDVAIGAAGVHVLDDLRGGSDTHGNPLSATVVATADELAAAGELVKGKAGGLPVAVVRGLPHVVADREDPGPDPGARALVRNAADDMFRLGTSEAVREAVALRRTVREFTDEPVDGAAVRRAVAAAVTAPAPHHTTPWRFVLLESEESRLRLLDAMRDAWIGDLRGDGFSEESIAKRVRRGDVLRKAPYLVVPCLVADGAHAYPDARRNAAEREMFVVAAGAGVQNLLVALAGERLGSAWVSSTMFCRPVVREVLDLPEDWDPMGAVAVGHAAAPPKERPERDAAGFMVVR, encoded by the coding sequence ATGAGCGACTCCCCTCGGCCCGGCGAGGCACCGTCGTACCGGGTGTGGGCCCTCCCCGGGATCCCCGAGGTACGGCACGGCGACGACCTCGCCAAGCTCATCGCCGACGCCGCGACCTCCGACGGCCTGCCCGGGCTCGCCGACGGCGATGTCCTGGCCGTCACCTCGAAGATCGTCAGCAAGGCCGAGGGGCGCGTGGTCGAGGCCGACGACCGCGAGGCGGCCATAGACACCGAGACGGTACGCGTCGTCGCCCGGCGCGGAGCCACCCGCATCGTCGAGACCCGGCACGGTCTGGTCATGGCCGCCGCCGGGGTCGACGCCTCCAACACCCCCGCCGGAACCGTGCTGTTGCTCCCCGAGGACCCCGACGCCTCCGCGCGCGCCCTGCGGGACGGACTGCGGGACGCGCTCGGTGTCGAGCTCGGCATCATCGTCACCGACACCTTCGGGCGGCCCTGGCGCACCGGGGTCACCGACGTCGCCATCGGCGCGGCCGGGGTTCACGTCCTGGACGATCTGCGGGGCGGCTCCGACACCCACGGCAACCCGCTGAGCGCCACCGTCGTCGCCACCGCCGACGAGCTGGCCGCCGCCGGTGAGCTGGTCAAGGGCAAGGCGGGCGGACTGCCGGTGGCCGTGGTGCGGGGGCTGCCGCACGTCGTCGCGGACCGGGAGGACCCGGGCCCGGACCCCGGTGCGCGGGCGCTGGTGCGCAATGCCGCCGACGACATGTTCCGGCTGGGCACCTCCGAGGCCGTACGGGAGGCCGTCGCCCTGCGGCGTACGGTGCGCGAGTTCACCGACGAGCCGGTGGATGGCGCGGCGGTACGGCGCGCCGTGGCCGCCGCCGTGACGGCGCCCGCGCCGCACCACACGACGCCATGGCGGTTTGTGCTGCTGGAGTCGGAGGAATCGCGGCTCCGGTTGCTCGACGCGATGCGGGACGCGTGGATCGGGGACCTGCGCGGCGACGGCTTCTCCGAGGAGAGCATCGCCAAGCGGGTACGGCGCGGGGATGTGCTCCGCAAGGCTCCGTACCTGGTGGTGCCGTGCCTGGTCGCGGACGGGGCGCATGCGTACCCGGACGCGCGGCGCAACGCGGCCGAGCGCGAGATGTTCGTGGTGGCGGCGGGGGCCGGGGTGCAGAACCTGCTGGTCGCGCTGGCGGGCGAGCGGCTGGGGTCGGCATGGGTGTCGTCGACGATGTTCTGCCGCCCGGTGGTGCGGGAGGTGCTGGACCTGCCGGAGGACTGGGACCCGATGGGCGCGGTAGCGGTCGGCCACGCGGCCGCCCCGCCGAAGGAACGGCCGGAGCGGGACGCGGCGGGGTTCATGGTCGTGCGGTAG
- a CDS encoding DNA-3-methyladenine glycosylase: protein MSVSRTWTPSGPYDLARSLCVLQRGPGDPAFRADGAFWRASRTPEGPGTIRIARRGGDIEAHAWGPGAQWLLDGLPALLGADDDPSGFTPRHRLVHEAHRRHPGLRLIRTGLVLESLIPSILEQKVTSDEAYRAWRLLLQRHGEPAPGPAERMRVMPDPRAWSLIPSWEWHKAGVDSKRSATILRAVRVARRLEEAAAMDLAAASARLQLIPGIGPWTAAETLQRSNGTPDAITVGDLHLPRIVGYALTGQRGTDDAAMLELLAPYAGQRHRAARLILLSGRTPPRRAPRFAVRDFRAM, encoded by the coding sequence GTGTCTGTCAGTCGTACCTGGACCCCCTCGGGGCCCTATGACCTCGCGCGCAGTCTGTGCGTGCTCCAGCGGGGGCCGGGGGATCCGGCGTTCCGGGCGGACGGGGCGTTCTGGCGGGCGAGCCGGACCCCGGAGGGGCCCGGCACCATCCGTATCGCGCGCCGCGGCGGCGACATCGAGGCCCACGCCTGGGGGCCGGGAGCGCAGTGGCTGCTCGACGGGCTTCCCGCGCTCCTCGGCGCGGACGACGACCCCTCCGGCTTCACCCCGCGCCACCGCCTCGTCCACGAGGCACACCGCCGCCACCCCGGTCTGCGCCTCATCCGCACCGGGCTGGTCCTCGAGTCGCTGATCCCCTCGATCCTCGAGCAGAAGGTCACCAGCGACGAGGCGTACCGCGCCTGGCGGTTGCTGCTCCAGCGGCACGGCGAGCCCGCGCCGGGTCCGGCCGAGCGGATGCGGGTGATGCCCGATCCGCGCGCCTGGTCGCTGATCCCGTCCTGGGAGTGGCACAAGGCGGGCGTCGACTCCAAGCGCTCGGCGACGATCCTGCGGGCCGTCCGGGTCGCCCGGCGGCTGGAGGAGGCCGCGGCCATGGATCTCGCCGCCGCCTCCGCCCGCCTCCAGCTGATACCGGGCATCGGGCCCTGGACGGCGGCCGAGACCCTTCAGCGCAGCAACGGCACCCCGGACGCGATCACGGTCGGCGACCTTCACCTGCCGCGCATCGTCGGCTACGCGCTCACCGGGCAGCGCGGTACGGACGACGCGGCGATGCTCGAACTGCTGGCCCCCTACGCGGGCCAGCGCCACCGGGCGGCCCGGTTGATCCTGCTGTCCGGCCGCACCCCTCCGCGCCGTGCACCGCGCTTCGCGGTCAGGGACTTCCGCGCCATGTAG
- the cofD gene encoding 2-phospho-L-lactate transferase produces MRIVVLAGGIGGARFLRGLKSAAPDADITVIGNTGDDIHLFGLKVCPDLDTVMYTLGGGIHEEQGWGRADESFAVKEELAAYGVGPEWFGLGDRDFATHIVRTQMMAAGYSLSAVTEALCARWQPGVRLLPMTDDRVETHVLIDTADISGSAAGEGDGRKAVHFQEYWVRLRASVPAHAVVPVGADQAKPAPGVLEAIAESDVVLFPPSNPVVSVGTILAVPGVREAIADAGVPVVGLSPIVGDAPVRGMADKVLAAVGVESTAAAVAEHYGSGLLDGWLVDTVDAGTVDDVEGAGIRCKAVPLMMTDTEATARMAAEALALAEEVRA; encoded by the coding sequence ATGCGCATTGTGGTTCTGGCAGGTGGCATCGGCGGCGCCCGTTTCCTCCGCGGTCTGAAGTCGGCGGCCCCCGACGCCGACATCACCGTCATCGGGAACACCGGGGACGACATCCACCTCTTCGGGCTCAAGGTCTGCCCCGACCTCGACACCGTGATGTACACGCTCGGCGGCGGCATCCATGAGGAGCAGGGCTGGGGCCGGGCCGACGAGTCCTTCGCGGTCAAGGAGGAGTTGGCGGCCTACGGTGTGGGACCCGAGTGGTTCGGCCTCGGCGACCGCGACTTCGCGACCCATATCGTCCGTACGCAGATGATGGCCGCGGGCTATTCGCTGAGCGCCGTCACCGAGGCGCTGTGCGCGCGGTGGCAGCCGGGGGTGCGGCTGCTGCCGATGACCGACGACCGCGTCGAGACTCACGTCCTCATCGACACGGCGGACATCAGCGGCTCCGCCGCGGGCGAAGGCGACGGCCGCAAGGCCGTCCACTTCCAGGAGTACTGGGTGCGGCTGCGCGCCTCCGTACCCGCCCACGCCGTCGTCCCCGTCGGCGCCGACCAGGCCAAGCCCGCGCCCGGTGTCCTCGAGGCCATCGCCGAGTCCGACGTTGTCCTCTTCCCGCCGTCCAACCCCGTCGTCAGCGTCGGCACCATCCTCGCCGTGCCCGGTGTGCGCGAGGCCATCGCCGACGCCGGGGTGCCGGTCGTCGGCCTCTCGCCCATCGTCGGCGACGCGCCCGTGCGCGGCATGGCCGACAAGGTGCTCGCCGCCGTCGGCGTCGAGTCCACCGCCGCCGCCGTCGCCGAGCACTACGGCTCCGGGCTGCTCGACGGCTGGCTCGTCGACACCGTCGACGCGGGCACGGTCGACGATGTCGAGGGCGCCGGGATCCGCTGCAAGGCCGTCCCGCTGATGATGACCGACACCGAGGCCACCGCCCGGATGGCCGCGGAGGCGCTGGCGCTGGCCGAGGAGGTGCGGGCATGA
- a CDS encoding DUF5719 family protein, producing MNRTTLSLIGVATALAAVTGVATLTGGSSDGPDRSAEAASRMPVERSTLLCPTPTSSEVGSTTYTAYTPRRKDVAAEGAGGGEAALLPARSPSDEVTDPGAGDDGGKGGKDKGEQRQRDAATGGGKPVLPLKQPGKPVTTDTDRSDAPALIGTADGRFAPGWTVQQTTTIAAGSGRGLMGTACTAPDTDFWFPGASTARDRQDFVHLTNPDEAAAEVDLKLYGPGGRLKPSTDESITVPGRSTVPVLLSTLTDQRAADVSLRVTSRTGRVGASVQSADQKAGGDWLPASAEAATSVALPGIPADATSVRLVVFAPGSDDADLKVRLAGRTGSITPAGHESLHVKSGMTAAIDLGDVTKGEPGSLLLTPEGGEGAATPVVAALRVTRGKGSAQETAFIPATARIDRTATAADNRAKGSTLSLVAPGATARVRVTASAASGGGSPVSKTFTVKGGTTTSVAPPRPASGKGGYAVTVERISGGPVHASRMLALPQDGVPMFTIQGMPDDGGTVVVPGARQDLSVLNDESAR from the coding sequence ATGAACCGCACCACCCTGTCCCTGATCGGCGTCGCCACCGCGCTGGCCGCCGTCACCGGTGTCGCCACCCTCACCGGCGGCTCGTCGGACGGTCCGGACCGCTCGGCGGAGGCGGCGAGCCGGATGCCCGTCGAGCGCTCCACCCTGCTGTGCCCGACGCCGACCTCCTCGGAGGTGGGCAGCACCACCTACACCGCCTACACCCCCCGGCGGAAGGACGTGGCCGCCGAGGGCGCCGGGGGCGGCGAGGCCGCGCTGCTGCCCGCGCGGAGCCCGTCCGACGAGGTGACGGACCCGGGCGCGGGCGACGACGGCGGGAAGGGCGGAAAGGACAAGGGCGAACAGCGCCAGCGGGACGCTGCGACGGGCGGCGGCAAGCCGGTCCTGCCACTGAAGCAGCCCGGCAAACCGGTCACCACCGACACCGACCGCTCGGACGCGCCCGCCCTCATCGGCACCGCCGACGGCCGCTTCGCCCCCGGCTGGACCGTCCAGCAGACCACCACGATCGCCGCGGGCAGCGGACGCGGGCTGATGGGCACCGCCTGCACCGCGCCCGACACCGACTTCTGGTTCCCCGGCGCCAGCACCGCACGCGACCGCCAGGACTTCGTCCACCTGACCAACCCGGACGAGGCCGCGGCCGAGGTGGACCTCAAGCTGTACGGCCCGGGCGGCCGTCTCAAGCCCTCGACCGACGAGTCGATCACCGTGCCGGGCCGCTCCACGGTCCCGGTACTGCTGTCCACCCTCACCGACCAGCGGGCCGCCGATGTGTCACTCCGGGTGACCTCCCGCACCGGCCGGGTCGGCGCCTCCGTGCAGTCGGCCGACCAGAAGGCGGGCGGCGACTGGCTACCGGCCTCCGCCGAGGCCGCCACCAGCGTGGCGCTCCCCGGCATCCCGGCCGACGCGACCTCGGTCCGCCTGGTCGTCTTCGCGCCCGGGTCCGACGACGCGGACCTGAAGGTGCGGCTGGCCGGGCGCACCGGTTCGATCACTCCGGCCGGACATGAGTCCCTGCACGTCAAGAGCGGGATGACGGCGGCGATCGACCTCGGCGACGTGACCAAGGGCGAGCCGGGCTCGCTGCTGCTCACTCCCGAGGGCGGCGAGGGCGCGGCCACCCCGGTGGTCGCCGCGCTGCGGGTCACCCGCGGCAAGGGCAGCGCCCAGGAGACGGCCTTCATCCCGGCCACCGCCCGGATCGACCGGACCGCCACCGCGGCCGACAACCGCGCCAAGGGCTCGACGCTCTCCCTGGTGGCACCGGGCGCCACCGCGCGGGTTCGGGTGACCGCGTCGGCGGCGAGCGGCGGCGGCAGCCCCGTCAGCAAGACCTTCACGGTCAAGGGCGGCACCACCACCTCCGTCGCCCCGCCCCGCCCGGCCTCGGGCAAGGGCGGCTACGCGGTGACGGTCGAGCGGATCTCGGGCGGTCCGGTGCACGCCTCCCGGATGCTCGCGCTGCCGCAGGACGGCGTGCCGATGTTCACGATCCAGGGGATGCCGGACGACGGCGGGACGGTGGTGGTCCCCGGGGCCCGGCAGGACCTGTCGGTGCTGAACGACGAGAGCGCCCGGTAG
- a CDS encoding SDR family oxidoreductase, which yields MFASSKRISPRGRTVVVTGASSGLGRACALHLDRLGFQVFAGVRRTSDAEELAVASQSGALYPLMLDVTCEDSIGTAAEVVADAVDGKGLWGLVNNAGICVSAPLECVTPAQMRWQLETNLVGHLAVTQALLPQLRAARGRIVNVSSGLGRISSPFLGAYASSQFAKEGLSDALRRELKPTGVDVAVIQPGAINTPIWGKVSQVGQDVLSASSRDIADLYREPFLRFLEMNENRALTSSTRPENFSKAVTRALTAVRPRTRYSVGSDARATNLLARMLPDAVLDAGFDVVSRGRAKRVPSVG from the coding sequence ATGTTCGCAAGCTCGAAAAGGATCTCTCCGCGAGGCCGGACCGTCGTGGTCACAGGGGCCTCATCCGGGCTCGGCAGGGCATGCGCACTCCACCTGGACCGGCTCGGCTTCCAGGTTTTCGCCGGGGTGCGGAGGACGAGTGACGCCGAGGAGCTCGCCGTCGCTTCGCAGTCCGGCGCGCTCTACCCCCTGATGCTGGATGTGACCTGTGAGGACTCGATCGGCACGGCGGCCGAGGTGGTCGCGGACGCGGTGGACGGGAAGGGCCTGTGGGGCCTTGTCAACAATGCGGGAATCTGTGTGTCGGCACCGCTGGAGTGCGTCACGCCCGCGCAGATGCGTTGGCAACTGGAAACCAATCTCGTCGGTCACCTCGCCGTGACGCAGGCACTCCTTCCCCAGCTGCGGGCGGCACGTGGGCGGATTGTGAACGTCAGTTCCGGACTCGGGCGGATATCCAGTCCGTTTCTGGGTGCCTACGCCTCATCGCAGTTCGCGAAGGAAGGACTCAGCGACGCACTCCGCCGTGAACTCAAACCGACTGGCGTCGATGTCGCGGTGATACAGCCAGGCGCGATCAACACACCGATCTGGGGGAAGGTCTCCCAGGTCGGCCAGGACGTCCTCAGCGCATCCTCGCGTGACATCGCGGATCTGTACCGCGAACCGTTCCTGCGGTTTCTCGAGATGAACGAGAACCGGGCCCTGACCAGCTCCACGCGTCCGGAGAACTTCTCCAAGGCCGTGACGCGGGCGCTCACGGCCGTGCGGCCCAGGACACGCTACAGCGTGGGCTCTGACGCACGAGCCACCAACCTGCTTGCCCGGATGCTTCCGGACGCGGTGCTGGACGCGGGGTTCGACGTGGTGTCACGCGGCCGCGCGAAGCGCGTACCGTCGGTCGGCTGA
- a CDS encoding glycosyltransferase family 2 protein: MSVHSHPAAQYPAATAASASAEAPAYPRHVVTAVLVAHDGARWLPDALSGLLGQERPVQSVIAADTGSADDSARLLTEALGEERVLHLARRSGFGTAVAEAVRTAPVLGPEELTYLKRPSGWDPVNRTWRDDAYDMPELPHGEPVQWLWLLHDDCAPAPDALAELLKVADAELTANRQPAIIGPKLRGWYDRRQLLEVGVSIARSGRRWTGLERREQDQGQHDQVRPVLSVSSAGMLVRRDLWERLGGFDPKLPLMRDDVDLCWRAHETGHQVLIAPDAVLRHAEASARERRPIDCVGRSARPSPDHHPARRRFASRGSSPHRVDKAGAVYTLLVNTRGALLPYVMLRLLFGTLLRTLAYLVGKVPGQALDEVAGLFGVLLRPERILAARKRRGRSALEKSELRPLFPPPGATVRATVEQVASNFGGRAEPELSSGGRHGAVESGPGDDDADFLEVEQFARLKRIARKPGPMLFVVLLVVSLVACRDLFGGGALSGGVLLPAPEGVSGLWASYAEGWHPVGTGGSQTAPPYLAALAALATLFLGSTGFTLTLLLVCSVPLAGFIAYFASRPLVESRLLRAWGSVAYAFLPAATGALAGGRLGTAVLAVLLPLMARAAAAAAGLRAGGAGGRLPSWRAAWAHALLLAFTMAFTPVVWPIALVLGIGVVVLRALENPDLLLPYGLRFLVAVATPVVVLAPWSLGLFTDPGRFFQEAGLDSAGGSASALDLLSLSPGGPNGGGSLLLIGFVLAALAALMRGERQLVVRTAWAVALTGFLFAALTNGSAWAGPATLVYGLALLTAAVVGAEGARERVAAQSFGWRQPVALLIAVASAAAPLLAAVAWMTGGADGPVGRHGTSQVPAFVAAESATKDQARTLVLSGRGGTAHADYVLVRGSGARLGDAELAAQGGSDTRLDGVVAHLIAGSGADQTRQLGGYAVRYVYVQKGAPPEMTRVLNATPGLTQLSKAGGGVLWRVDQRVSRVSIVPAESAKGAAAAPGSAAAPVHVASGPVEAHTTVPDGAAGRVLRIADKAAPEWRATLDGKPLTAKTVDGWAQGFELPATGGRLDLSYDTPMTHSAWLWAQGLLAVVLLVLALPGRRRRVDDDLPEADGTVAATTVTAEDLAGDGRRARRLRAAAEAQAAQAGPADPAGQPGPQHGQPDEAAVAAGEAADIPAPPTVPPPAPPTVPPPAGDPYAGQAPAGGEPYAVPHQQGYGQQWDGQTYADAGYGTYPGGQYQGEPYQQGGEYPGGAYPGDPYQGEYQGEGYQAGYQGTGYPAGYQEGAPYPEGQYPADPYAHGQYADPYGYDQQQPYADGTYPQQGDTTYGGAEPEDRRDGSDQQR, translated from the coding sequence ATGTCCGTGCACAGCCATCCGGCGGCCCAATACCCGGCCGCCACCGCCGCGTCCGCTTCCGCCGAGGCACCGGCGTACCCGCGTCATGTCGTCACCGCCGTGCTGGTCGCCCACGACGGCGCCCGATGGCTGCCCGACGCGCTGTCCGGCCTGCTCGGCCAGGAGCGCCCGGTGCAGAGCGTCATCGCCGCCGACACCGGCAGCGCGGACGACTCCGCCCGGCTGCTCACCGAGGCCCTCGGCGAGGAGCGGGTGCTGCACCTCGCGCGCCGCAGCGGCTTCGGCACGGCCGTCGCCGAGGCGGTCCGCACCGCCCCGGTACTCGGCCCCGAGGAGCTGACGTATCTCAAGCGACCCAGCGGCTGGGACCCCGTCAACCGCACCTGGCGGGACGACGCCTACGACATGCCGGAGCTGCCCCACGGCGAGCCCGTCCAGTGGCTGTGGCTGCTGCACGACGACTGCGCCCCGGCCCCCGACGCGCTGGCCGAACTGCTGAAGGTCGCCGACGCCGAGCTGACCGCCAACCGGCAGCCCGCGATCATCGGCCCCAAGCTGCGCGGCTGGTACGACCGCAGACAACTGCTCGAAGTCGGCGTCAGCATCGCCCGCAGCGGCCGCCGCTGGACCGGGCTGGAGCGGCGCGAACAGGACCAGGGCCAGCACGACCAGGTGCGGCCGGTGCTGTCGGTGTCGAGCGCGGGCATGCTGGTGCGCCGCGACCTGTGGGAGCGGCTGGGCGGCTTCGACCCCAAGCTGCCGCTGATGCGCGACGACGTCGACCTGTGCTGGCGCGCCCATGAGACCGGTCACCAGGTGCTGATCGCGCCGGACGCGGTACTGCGCCACGCCGAGGCGTCGGCGCGCGAGCGGCGGCCGATCGACTGCGTGGGGCGTTCGGCCCGCCCGTCGCCCGACCACCACCCCGCACGGAGACGCTTCGCGTCGCGCGGTTCGTCACCGCACCGCGTCGACAAGGCCGGTGCCGTCTACACGCTGCTGGTCAACACCCGCGGCGCGCTGCTGCCGTACGTGATGCTGCGGCTGCTGTTCGGCACCCTGCTGCGCACCCTGGCCTATCTGGTGGGCAAGGTGCCGGGGCAGGCGCTGGACGAGGTCGCGGGGCTGTTCGGCGTCCTGCTGCGGCCGGAGCGGATCCTCGCCGCGCGCAAGCGCAGAGGCCGCTCCGCGCTGGAGAAGAGCGAACTGCGGCCGCTGTTCCCGCCGCCCGGCGCGACCGTACGGGCAACCGTGGAACAGGTCGCCAGCAACTTCGGCGGACGGGCGGAGCCCGAGCTGTCCTCCGGTGGACGGCACGGCGCCGTCGAATCCGGACCGGGCGACGACGACGCCGACTTCCTGGAGGTCGAGCAGTTCGCGCGGCTCAAGCGGATCGCCCGCAAACCGGGGCCGATGCTCTTCGTGGTGCTGCTGGTGGTCTCGCTGGTCGCGTGCCGGGATCTGTTCGGCGGCGGCGCCCTGTCCGGCGGCGTACTGCTCCCGGCGCCCGAGGGCGTCTCCGGTCTGTGGGCCAGTTACGCGGAAGGCTGGCATCCGGTCGGCACCGGCGGCAGCCAGACCGCACCCCCGTACCTCGCCGCGCTGGCCGCGCTCGCGACGCTGTTCCTTGGCTCAACCGGCTTCACCCTGACCCTGCTGCTGGTGTGCTCGGTGCCGCTGGCCGGGTTCATCGCGTACTTCGCCTCCCGGCCGCTGGTCGAGTCCCGGCTGCTGCGCGCCTGGGGCAGTGTCGCGTACGCCTTCCTCCCGGCCGCCACCGGTGCGCTGGCCGGGGGCCGGCTGGGCACCGCCGTACTGGCCGTACTGCTGCCGCTGATGGCGCGGGCCGCCGCGGCCGCCGCCGGGCTCCGCGCGGGCGGCGCGGGCGGACGGCTGCCGAGCTGGCGGGCGGCGTGGGCCCATGCGCTGCTGCTCGCCTTCACCATGGCGTTCACCCCGGTCGTCTGGCCGATCGCACTGGTCCTGGGCATCGGGGTGGTCGTCCTGCGCGCCCTGGAGAACCCCGACCTGCTGCTGCCGTACGGACTGCGCTTCCTGGTCGCGGTGGCCACCCCGGTCGTGGTGCTCGCTCCCTGGTCGCTCGGTCTGTTCACGGACCCCGGCCGGTTCTTCCAGGAGGCCGGACTCGACAGTGCGGGCGGCTCCGCCTCCGCCCTGGACCTGCTCTCGCTCAGCCCTGGCGGCCCCAACGGCGGCGGCAGTCTGCTGCTGATCGGCTTCGTGCTGGCCGCGCTGGCCGCCCTGATGCGCGGTGAGCGGCAGCTCGTGGTGCGCACGGCCTGGGCCGTGGCGCTCACCGGCTTCCTCTTCGCGGCCCTCACCAACGGCTCGGCCTGGGCCGGACCCGCGACCCTCGTCTACGGCCTGGCGCTGCTGACGGCCGCCGTGGTCGGCGCCGAGGGCGCGCGGGAGCGCGTGGCGGCGCAGAGCTTCGGCTGGCGCCAGCCGGTGGCGCTGCTCATCGCCGTCGCCTCGGCCGCCGCCCCGCTGCTCGCCGCCGTCGCCTGGATGACCGGCGGTGCGGACGGTCCGGTCGGGCGGCACGGCACCTCGCAGGTCCCGGCGTTCGTGGCGGCCGAGAGTGCCACCAAGGACCAGGCCCGCACCCTGGTGCTCAGCGGCCGCGGCGGTACGGCACACGCCGACTACGTCCTGGTGCGCGGCTCCGGTGCCCGGCTCGGTGACGCCGAACTCGCGGCGCAGGGCGGCTCCGACACCCGGCTCGACGGTGTGGTGGCCCATCTGATCGCGGGCTCCGGCGCCGACCAGACCCGTCAGCTCGGCGGCTACGCGGTCCGTTATGTGTACGTCCAGAAGGGCGCGCCGCCCGAGATGACGCGGGTGCTGAACGCGACCCCGGGGCTCACCCAGCTCAGCAAGGCGGGCGGCGGTGTGCTGTGGCGGGTCGACCAGCGGGTCTCGCGGGTCTCCATCGTCCCGGCGGAGTCCGCGAAGGGGGCCGCGGCGGCGCCCGGTTCGGCGGCCGCACCGGTGCATGTCGCCTCCGGCCCGGTCGAGGCGCACACCACCGTGCCCGACGGCGCGGCGGGACGGGTGCTGCGGATCGCCGACAAGGCCGCGCCGGAGTGGCGGGCCACGCTGGACGGCAAGCCGCTGACGGCGAAGACCGTCGACGGCTGGGCGCAGGGCTTCGAACTCCCCGCGACCGGCGGCCGGCTGGACCTCAGCTACGACACACCGATGACCCACAGCGCCTGGCTCTGGGCGCAGGGGCTGCTGGCGGTCGTCCTGCTGGTCCTCGCGCTGCCGGGGCGCCGCCGCCGGGTCGACGACGACCTGCCGGAGGCGGACGGCACGGTGGCCGCGACGACCGTGACCGCCGAGGATCTGGCGGGCGACGGGCGACGGGCGCGGCGGCTGCGGGCCGCCGCCGAGGCGCAGGCCGCGCAGGCGGGACCGGCGGATCCGGCCGGGCAGCCCGGCCCCCAGCACGGGCAGCCGGACGAGGCCGCGGTGGCCGCGGGCGAGGCCGCGGACATCCCCGCGCCCCCGACCGTGCCGCCGCCCGCGCCCCCGACCGTGCCGCCGCCCGCCGGTGATCCGTACGCCGGCCAGGCACCCGCGGGGGGCGAGCCGTACGCGGTGCCGCACCAGCAGGGTTACGGGCAGCAGTGGGACGGCCAGACGTACGCCGACGCCGGATACGGCACCTACCCGGGCGGCCAGTACCAGGGCGAGCCGTACCAGCAGGGCGGCGAGTACCCCGGCGGCGCCTACCCGGGCGACCCGTACCAGGGCGAGTACCAGGGCGAGGGCTATCAGGCCGGCTACCAGGGCACCGGCTATCCGGCCGGTTACCAGGAGGGCGCCCCGTACCCCGAGGGCCAGTACCCGGCGGACCCGTACGCGCACGGCCAGTACGCCGATCCGTACGGCTACGACCAGCAGCAGCCCTACGCCGACGGCACGTACCCCCAGCAGGGCGACACGACGTACGGCGGCGCCGAGCCCGAGGACCGCCGCGACGGGAGCGATCAGCAGCGATGA